The Halorubrum salinarum genome segment GGCGAGGTCCGAGTCGCGGTCGACGCCGTCGCCGTGCTCCGATAGCGGTCGACGCCGTCGCCACGCTTCGGAGAGGGTCCGGCGTCGCCGACCGGCGGCGCGGCGAGGTCGCCCGGTACCGACCCTTATAAGTGTCGCTCGGAAGAGGCGTTCGTATGGACGACCGGACGCTGACCGACCTCCTCCGTCGCTTCGGGCTCTCGGACAAGGAGGTCGACACCTATCTCAGTCTGCTGGAACACGGCGAGGCGAAGGCGAGCACCGTCGCCGACGCGGCGGGCGTCTCGAAGCGGTACGTCTACAGCGTGAGCGAGTCGCTGGCGGAGCGCGGCTTCGTCGAGGTGAACGACCACGTCGTGCCGACGACGATCCGCGCCAACCCGCCGGACGAGGTCATCGACCGGCTCCGGTCCGACGTGGACGCGATGCGGCCCGGACTGGCGGAGCGGTACTCCCGCGTCGAGCGCCAGGCCGAGCAGTTCGAGGTGATCAAGTCGCGGGCCACCGTCATCAAGCGGATCCGCTCGCTGCTCGCGGACGCCGAGAGCGAGGTGGCGCTGTCGATCACCGCGAAGCAGCTCCCGGAGGTGAAGGAGGCGCTCGTCGAGGCGGTGGACCGCGGCGTGCTCGTCCTGCTCGTCGTCTCCGACGCGGCCGCGGACCTCGACGCCGACGACCCCGGGCTGGCGGGCGTCGCGAACGTCGTCCGGACCTGGAGCGAGGCGATGCCGACCCTGCTCACCGTCGACTCCGCGGCCGGGGTCGTCTCCCCGCCGGAGCTGCTCCGCCGGTCGACCACCGACCGGCAGGCCATCGCGTTCGCGCAGGAGCAGCTCGCGCCGGTGATCGTCGGCTCCTTCCTCGGGAACTACTGGCCCGCCGCGACCGAGCTGGCCGTCGCCGACCCGGCGCCGCTCCCCGCCGAGTACACCGACTTCCGGCACACCGTCCTCCAGGCGACCCTGCGGCTCCGCGCCGGCGACCCGCCGCGGGTGACCGTCGGCGGGCGGTGGACCGACGACGACGAGCCCGCCGAGGTCGTCGGGCGCGTCGTCGAGACGAAACAGGGGATGGTGGAGCCGACGAACAACGAGTTCCCCGTCGAGCACTCGCTCGTCGTCGCGACCGACGACGGCGAGGTCACCGTCGGGGGACAGGGCGCGTTCGTCGAGGACGTCGAGGCCGACCTGGTGCGGATCGAGCCGGACGAGGAGTAGGGCGGCGACGCTGGCGTCGAGACGCGGCGGTCAGTCCGCCGACGGGACCGACGCGGTCGACGGGCCGCCGTCGAGGGCGGGCGCGTCCGGGTCGACCCGGACCCACCAGTCGGAGCCGGTCGCGTCGCTCCCGGCCGCGCCGAGGAGGGCGATGCCGGCGGTCCGGCCGCGCGAGTCCCGGCGGCACAGCTCCAGCGCGGCCGGGAGCGTCGCGACCCGTCCGTCGGCGGGCGACAGCGCGTACCCGGAGACCCGGACCGTCGCGTCGGCGGTCGGAGCCCCGTATCCCGCGGCCGATTCCGCCTCGTCGACGCGCTCGTACCCCTCGACGAGACCGACGGCCGCGAGGCGGTCGAAGGCCGCGTCGACCGGGTCGGCGGCGGCCGGCTCCGACGGTTCGGGGAGGCGCTCGGCGGCGTCGGCCAGCACCGACGCCTGCGCGCCCGGGTCGAGGTGCCGGTCGAGCGCCGTCGCCATCGCTTCGAGCAGGCAGAGACAGAGGTCGTCGGGGTCGGCGACGCGCTCGGCGAGCGAGAAGTACGCGTTCATTACGGCCGACTCGGCACGGTCGTGCCCGCCGGCGGAGAGCGCCTCGAACGTCGCCGCGGCCGCCGCGTGGCAGAACTCGACGCGGTCGCGGGCCCGGCCGCGCCCCCCGGCCTGGTCCGCGCGTCGGCGGTCCGTCGGTGCGTCGTCCCCGCCGGGACCCCGGTGAACGGTGCCGTCCACGATCCGGTCCGCCAGCTCCGCGGGCGGCGACCCGCCGTCGCCGGGGGCGAACGTCGGTCCGTCGTCGTCCCGCCCCGTCGACTCCGACGGCGGCTCCGCGAACTCCTGTCTGACGACCACGTCGTAGAAGGGGAGTTCGGGGTCGTACCGCCGGAGGGTGTCGCGGTACTGCTCGGTCGCCCGGGCCGCCGCGCGGGCGGTCTCGCGGCTCTCGAAGCGCAGCCCCGCGGCCGGCACGGGCCGGTCGCCGTACCGCGCGCAGACGAGCGAGAACTCGCCGTCGTCGGCCGCGAGCGATTCGATGTGGTCCGCGATGTCGAGTAGGGTGGTTCCGATCACGTGTCGCTCCTGGTCGCTGGGTCGGTCACTCCTCTAGGCTCGGGTGCGTCTCCTGCGGGTCGGGGTGCGGCTCGGCGAACCGGTCGCGGGCCGCGTCGAGCGCGGCCGCCTCGCGCGCCTCGCGCTCCGCGGCGTCGATCTCCTCGCAGCCCGGCGGCACCTCGCGGTCGCGGTCGGTGAAGTACCCCTCGGGCGCGACCCAGTCGTGGTAGAACGGCACGTCCGCCGCCTCCAGCAGCGTCACGGCGACCTCCGCGCCGTGGCCCGCGCACACCGCCGCCTGGTGGGGCTTGCGGGCGAGCCGCCCGGCCGCGTACAGCCCGTCGACGCCGGTCCGGCCGCGCTCGTCGGCGTCGACGTACGCCTTCCCGCGGTCGACGATGTCGACGCCGTCGAGGTCCTCTAAGTACCCGACCTCGTTTTTCGTCGCCGCGACGACGTGCCGCGCCCCGATCCGGTCCCCGTCGTCGGTGGTCACGGCGAATCGGGCGGCCGCGTCCTCGCCGTCCCCGCCTGCGGCGTCGGGTTCCCCGTCGGCGAGCGCGACCTGCGTGACGCGGGCGTCGAGGCGGTCCGCGCCGGCGGTCTCCGCCTGCTCGCCGAGCAGGTCCAGCAGCCGGCGCGCGTCGACGCCGAGCGGGAAGCCGGGGAAGTTCTCCAAGCGCGCGTTCCGGCGGAGGATCGAGCCGCCGGGGTCGACGACGAGCGTGTCGAGCCCCTGCCGGGCGGTGTAGACGGCCGCCGAGAGCCCGGCGACGCCGCCGCCGACCACGACCACGTCGCGCTCGGCCGCGTGCGCTCCGGCCGGGGCGTCCGACCCCTCGGCCGGGCCGGTCGCGTCCGTCGTCATCGCTCGATCACCCGTCTCCGCTGGGATGCGGCGGTCCGGTTGCGATTGGAGTCCATACCGGTCGACGCGGCCGCGACGAGATACGGGCTTCGGTCGCGGGTCGCGATACGGGCGCGCGCCGAGCGGTCGTCGCCGTCGGAGGGGTCCGAACGGCCGGAGCGCTCGGTGAAGTCACCGGTCATCGGCGGACTCTGACCGGTCGTTCGGCGGCGATGAAGGGCTCGTCGCGGTCGGTCGCGGCGAACGCGATCCCGTCGGTCTCGCCGCGCTCGACGCGCCACGTCGGCAGTTCCGGGATGCCGTGCGCCGTCGGGTCGTCGTTGATCGCCGCGACGGTCCACTCGCGGGCGCGCATCTACAGGTCCCCGTTGATCGCGTCCGCGACCCGCTGCCGGTCGAAGAGCCGCTCCGCCTCTGGGATTTCCGGGTACGGGCCCTCCTCGTAGCGGGGCCACTCGCCGAACGCCTCGGGGTACAGCTGCTTCGCGGTCATCTCCAGCTGGAACAGGTTGAGGATCGGCCCCTGGTACCGGGCGCCCTGCGGGTGGACTCGGTCGTTCCTGACCGCCGTGACCTCGGAGCCGACCGGGTCGTCCTCGAAGGCGGCCCGCCGGCCGGCCATGTCGGTCCCGGGCTCGAAGCCGCCGAGGTAGAGGATCACGTCGGGGTCGGCCTCCAGGATGGTCTCGAAGTCGACGACCGTGCCGGACTCGACGCTCCCCTCGAAGGCGTCGCGCGGCCCGAGCGGGCGCGTGTGCGACGTGAGGAAGCCGGGGTTGCTCAGCGTGTACGCGTATATCTCCTCGACGTCCGCGGCGGCGATCATGATCGCGGTCGGGCGCTCCGACTCCGGCGGGAGCCCCGCCTCGATCGTCGCGAGGAGGTCCTCCCGGACGCCCGCGAGCGCCTCGTAGCGCTCGCGCTCCCGGAACGCGTCGGCGACGATCTCGAACTGCTCCCAGAGGCCGTAGTACTGGTAGCCCTCGGCCCACTCCGCGGGCGGCTCCTGGTGCCGGTCCGAGAGCGAGTTGCCGAACCACGGCGAGACGCGCTCGCCGATCTCGTCGATGTCGTCCCGGCTCCACGCGTCCTGTCGCGTGATCCACGCCGGGTCCGCGAGGTGGACGTCGCTGTTCAGTTCGTACAGCTTCTCCTTGTCCGGCTGCCACGAGGAATAGAGCCCGGACCAGTCGAGCGAAACGCCGGGGAGGCGCTCGACGAACTGGTTCCAGAGGCCGTCGTAGTAGTCCGGAGCGTGGAGGGCGGTGACGTCGTTCCCGCGGCCGAGCGCGAACGCCATGCCGGCGTGGTGCGTGAGCCGGGTGAACACCGTCTCCGGCGGCGACTCGAACGTCACCTCCCCCGTCGGCGAGATGGACGCGGTGTAGCTCCCGTCGTCCGCGGAGGAGTCGCCCGATCCGTCCGAGCCGCCGTCCCCCGAGCCGGCCTCGTTCCCGCCGTCGTCGGTCGAGTTCGGGCCCTCCGGCGGCTCGCTTCCGGCGCAGCCTGCGAGCGCTCCCACGCCGGCGACGCCGCAGTACCTGATCGCGTCGCGTCGGGTCGCCCCGGACCGCTCTGCGTCTGAGTCCATGTGGTTTAGGCCACCCTAAAGAAATAAATCGGTTTCGAATCTTAGGCGGGCCTAAAGAGTTCGGCGAGTCGGGGGAAACCGCGCCCGAACCGGCCGGTCGAGGCGGTGGTCGAGCGCGGTCACGGGGACCGGTCGGGGTCCGTGGTTCGAGCGCTCTCCCCGAAGGCGGGGACGGACTCGTCCGGTTCCCCGGTCAGAACGGCGGGCTGTAGTCCTCGTACTCGTCCATCTCGTCCATCTCGTCGGTCTTCGACGGCATCACCGCGGCTCGCGGACCGCCGGACCGCACGACTTCCACGTCTTCGAGGCCGTCGACGCTCTCCGGCAGGCGGCGCTCGATGGCCTTCATCGTCATCGGGGCGATACCACAGCCCGAACACGCGCCGCCGATGGCGACGGTCGCCGTTCCCGCCTCCTCGTCGACGTCGCGTATCTCGAAGCTGCCGCCGTGCTGCTGGATCTGCGGGACTTCGTTGCTCAGGTAACTCCGCGTCTGCCGTTCGAGTCCTTCTGCGCTCATTGCGTTCTCACGTTCGACGCATAGTATCATAAAACTGTGGTATTAGGGTACCCTAAAAACACGCGATAGAGGCTATATATAGGATATATACCGATATTCCGCTGATAAGTAATTACGTTCTGTTATTTTTCGCACCGCCTAA includes the following:
- a CDS encoding TrmB family transcriptional regulator → MDDRTLTDLLRRFGLSDKEVDTYLSLLEHGEAKASTVADAAGVSKRYVYSVSESLAERGFVEVNDHVVPTTIRANPPDEVIDRLRSDVDAMRPGLAERYSRVERQAEQFEVIKSRATVIKRIRSLLADAESEVALSITAKQLPEVKEALVEAVDRGVLVLLVVSDAAADLDADDPGLAGVANVVRTWSEAMPTLLTVDSAAGVVSPPELLRRSTTDRQAIAFAQEQLAPVIVGSFLGNYWPAATELAVADPAPLPAEYTDFRHTVLQATLRLRAGDPPRVTVGGRWTDDDEPAEVVGRVVETKQGMVEPTNNEFPVEHSLVVATDDGEVTVGGQGAFVEDVEADLVRIEPDEE
- a CDS encoding DUF7551 domain-containing protein, yielding MIGTTLLDIADHIESLAADDGEFSLVCARYGDRPVPAAGLRFESRETARAAARATEQYRDTLRRYDPELPFYDVVVRQEFAEPPSESTGRDDDGPTFAPGDGGSPPAELADRIVDGTVHRGPGGDDAPTDRRRADQAGGRGRARDRVEFCHAAAAATFEALSAGGHDRAESAVMNAYFSLAERVADPDDLCLCLLEAMATALDRHLDPGAQASVLADAAERLPEPSEPAAADPVDAAFDRLAAVGLVEGYERVDEAESAAGYGAPTADATVRVSGYALSPADGRVATLPAALELCRRDSRGRTAGIALLGAAGSDATGSDWWVRVDPDAPALDGGPSTASVPSAD
- a CDS encoding NAD(P)/FAD-dependent oxidoreductase; this encodes MTTDATGPAEGSDAPAGAHAAERDVVVVGGGVAGLSAAVYTARQGLDTLVVDPGGSILRRNARLENFPGFPLGVDARRLLDLLGEQAETAGADRLDARVTQVALADGEPDAAGGDGEDAAARFAVTTDDGDRIGARHVVAATKNEVGYLEDLDGVDIVDRGKAYVDADERGRTGVDGLYAAGRLARKPHQAAVCAGHGAEVAVTLLEAADVPFYHDWVAPEGYFTDRDREVPPGCEEIDAAEREAREAAALDAARDRFAEPHPDPQETHPSLEE
- a CDS encoding NifU family protein codes for the protein MSAEGLERQTRSYLSNEVPQIQQHGGSFEIRDVDEEAGTATVAIGGACSGCGIAPMTMKAIERRLPESVDGLEDVEVVRSGGPRAAVMPSKTDEMDEMDEYEDYSPPF
- a CDS encoding ABC transporter substrate-binding protein; translation: MDSDAERSGATRRDAIRYCGVAGVGALAGCAGSEPPEGPNSTDDGGNEAGSGDGGSDGSGDSSADDGSYTASISPTGEVTFESPPETVFTRLTHHAGMAFALGRGNDVTALHAPDYYDGLWNQFVERLPGVSLDWSGLYSSWQPDKEKLYELNSDVHLADPAWITRQDAWSRDDIDEIGERVSPWFGNSLSDRHQEPPAEWAEGYQYYGLWEQFEIVADAFRERERYEALAGVREDLLATIEAGLPPESERPTAIMIAAADVEEIYAYTLSNPGFLTSHTRPLGPRDAFEGSVESGTVVDFETILEADPDVILYLGGFEPGTDMAGRRAAFEDDPVGSEVTAVRNDRVHPQGARYQGPILNLFQLEMTAKQLYPEAFGEWPRYEEGPYPEIPEAERLFDRQRVADAINGDL